A single region of the Brassica rapa cultivar Chiifu-401-42 chromosome A03, CAAS_Brap_v3.01, whole genome shotgun sequence genome encodes:
- the LOC103861954 gene encoding protein SMAX1-LIKE 2 isoform X2: protein MRADLITIQQTLTPEAATVLNQSIAEATRRNHGHTTPLHVAATLLSSSSGFLRQACIKSHPNSSHPLQCRALELCFSVALERLPTTTTTTTSSPSQTQEPPPLLSNALTAALKRAQAHQRRGCPEQQQQPLLAVKVELEQLIISILDDPSVSRVMREASFSSPAVKSAIEQSRFGNSRTVNQSAIGFGYRPVPVPVNRNPYLNPRFQQNEHSGQRSTDEEAKRVVEIMTRTRKRNPVLVGDSEPRALVKEILGKIENGDGPLRNFQVIRLEEELASSSTRFGEISGLVETRLGNSELTGGVVLDLGDLKWLAANGGGGEAVAEMRKLLERYKGRLCFIGTATCETYLRCQVYYPSMENDCDLQAIPIAAKSPLPTMFQRFGGSNVISTESISPTRSLQIPTGKMNCCSRCLQSYQNDVAKLEKSLTENNRSVLPQWLQNAKADDTKDQEIVELQKKWNDLCLRLHPKPNSRSSDITPPGSPVGTDLVLGRSNRVVSSPDTKTRDSFDIDLFKKLLKGLAKSVWWQHDAASSVASAITDRKHGNRKSKGDIWLMFTGPDKTGKTKMAAALSDLVSGSQPITISLGSGSGSGSSTDDGLNLRGKTALDRLAETVRRNPFAVIVMEDIDEADVLLRNNVKLAMERGRICDSYGREVSLGNVIIILTVNSSLGLAENAAPIDEARLESLVSKGWKLRLSVSKTRKRKPNWLYSERAKQRKEICFDLNEEAAGFDSSSDVTVEHDQDDDSSFVHKLVALADDAIVFRPVDFGLIKSKTGESLKKRFSNAEGLAVEIEDDALERIAGAIWLSKISLEEWLDETMGSSLNSVKSRVSSLEDSVVRIELEDDVNDRVSGGYLPSSVRTLVV, encoded by the exons ATGAGAGCAGATTTGATTACAATACAGCAAACGCTGACGCCGGAAGCAGCGACTGTTCTCAACCAGTCGATCGCCGAGGCCACACGTCGCAACCATGGCCACACGACGCCTCTCCACGTGGCGGCCACACTCTTATCATCCTCCTCTGGCTTTCTCCGACAAGCTTGCATCAAATCGCACCCGAACTCCTCTCACCCGCTTCAGTGCCGAGCCCTCGAGCTCTGTTTCAGCGTCGCCCTCGAACGCCTCCCTACTACTACTACGACCACCACTTCTTCTCCGTCGCAAACGCAGGAGCCGCCGCCGCTGCTTTCAAACGCTTTGACCGCGGCTTTAAAACGCGCGCAGGCTCATCAGCGTCGCGGTTGCCcggagcagcagcagcaaccgCTTTTGGCAGTTAAAGTCGAGCTCGAGCAGCTTATCATCTCGATTCTCGATGACCCGAGTGTGAGCCGGGTCATGCGTGAGGCTAGCTTCTCTAGCCCCGCGGTTAAATCCGCGATCGAACAGTCGCGTTTTGGTAATTCAAGAACCGTTAACCAATCTGCAATTGGATTCGGTTATCGACCCGTACCGGTTCCGGTTAACCGGAATCCATACCTTAATCCCCGGTTTCAGCAAAACGAACACTCCGGTCAGCGGAGCACCGACGAAGAAGCTAAACGGGTCGTGGAGATAATGACCCGGACCCGGAAGAGAAACCCGGTTCTCGTCGGCGACTCAGAGCCTCGAGCTCTCGTGAAAGAGATTCTCGGGAAGATCGAGAACGGCGACGGACCGCTTCGCAACTTCCAGGTGATCCGGTTAGAGGAGGAGTTAGCTTCTTCTTCGACGAGGTTTGGTGAAATCTCCGGTTTAGTGGAGACCCGGTTAGGTAACTCGGAGTTAACCGGCGGTGTTGTTCTCGATCTCGGAGATTTGAAGTGGTTAGCGGCGAATGGTGGCGGAGGAGAAGCTGTGgcggagatgaggaagcttttGGAGAGGTACAAAGGAAGGTTATGTTTCATTGGTACTGCCACTTGCGAGACTTATCTTCGTTGTCAAGTTTATTACCCTTCGATGGAGAATGATTGTGATCTTCAAGCGATTCCGATCGCCGCTAAATCGCCTCTTCCGACCATGTTCCAAAg GTTTGGGGGCAGTAACGTAATCTCAACTGAATCGATATCTCCGACAAGAAGCCTTCAGATTCCGACAGGAAAAATGAACTGCTGCTCTCGGTGTTTACAGAGTTACCAAAACGACGTCGCGAAGTTGGAAAAATCTTTAACCGAAAATAACCGGTCGGTCTTGCCACAGTGGCTGCAGAACGCTAAAGCCGATGAC ACAAAAGATCAAGAGATTGTGGAGTTGCAGAAGAAATGGAACGACTTGTGTTTACGTTTACATCCGAAACCAAACTCAAGATCATCAGACATAACTCCACCAGGGAGTCCGGTCGGTACAGATTTGGTTCTCGGACGGTCCAACAGAGTTGTATCCTCACCAGACACGAAGACTCGAGATTCGTTCGATATAGATTTATTCAAGAAGCTACTAAAAGGGTTAGCTAAAAGTGTTTGGTGGCAGCACGACGCTGCCTCCTCAGTAGCATCAGCCATTACAGATCGCAAACACGGAAACAGGAAGTCAAAAGGAGATATTTGGTTGATGTTCACAGGTCCAGACAAAACCGGGAAGACCAAAATGGCGGCTGCTTTATCAGATCTTGTCTCTGGAAGCCAACCGATAACCATCAGCCTCGGCTCTGGCTCTGGCTCTGGCTCCAGTACGGACGACGGTTTAAACCTCCGTGGTAAAACGGCGTTGGATAGATTAGCGGAAACTGTTAGGCGAAACCCGTTTGCGGTTATTGTAATGGAAGACATCGATGAAGCCGATGTGTTGCTGCGTAACAACGTGAAGCTAGCGATGGAACGTGGGAGGATATGTGATTCGTATGGGCGAGAGGTTAGTCTTGGTAACGTTATTATCATCCTTACCGTAAACTCCTCGCTAGGTTTAGCTGAAAACGCTGCTCCCATCGACGAAGCGAGACTAGAGAGTCTTGTGAGCAAGGGATGGAAGCTGAGGCTCTCTGTTTCGAAAACCCGAAAACGAAAACCAAACTGGCTTTATAGTGAGCGGGCAAAGCAGAGGAAGGAGATatgttttgatttgaacgaaGAAGCGGCTGGGTTTGATTCGTCTAGTGATGTAACGGTGGAGCATGATCAAGATGATGATAGTAGCTTTGTCCACAAGCTAGTGGCTTTAGCTGACGACGCTATAGTCTTTAGACCTGTTGATTTTGGTCTGATCAAGAGCAAGACCGGAGAGTCTTTGAAGAAACGTTTCTCTAACGCGGAGGGATTAGCGGTGGAGATTGAAGATGATGCTTTGGAGAGAATAGCGGGTGCGATTTGGCTCAGCAAGATTAGCTTAGAGGAATGGCTTGATGAAACAATGGGTTCGAGCTTGAATAGTGTTAAGTCGCGAGTGTCTTCTTTGGAAGATTCTGTGGTTAGGATCGAGCTTGAAGATGATGTGAATGATCGAGTGTCCGGAGGTTATCTTCCGAGTAGTGTAAGAACTTTGGTCGTttga
- the LOC103861954 gene encoding protein SMAX1-LIKE 2 isoform X1, whose amino-acid sequence MRADLITIQQTLTPEAATVLNQSIAEATRRNHGHTTPLHVAATLLSSSSGFLRQACIKSHPNSSHPLQCRALELCFSVALERLPTTTTTTTSSPSQTQEPPPLLSNALTAALKRAQAHQRRGCPEQQQQPLLAVKVELEQLIISILDDPSVSRVMREASFSSPAVKSAIEQSRFGNSRTVNQSAIGFGYRPVPVPVNRNPYLNPRFQQNEHSGQRSTDEEAKRVVEIMTRTRKRNPVLVGDSEPRALVKEILGKIENGDGPLRNFQVIRLEEELASSSTRFGEISGLVETRLGNSELTGGVVLDLGDLKWLAANGGGGEAVAEMRKLLERYKGRLCFIGTATCETYLRCQVYYPSMENDCDLQAIPIAAKSPLPTMFQRFGGSNVISTESISPTRSLQIPTGKMNCCSRCLQSYQNDVAKLEKSLTENNRSVLPQWLQNAKADDVGDKKLTKDQEIVELQKKWNDLCLRLHPKPNSRSSDITPPGSPVGTDLVLGRSNRVVSSPDTKTRDSFDIDLFKKLLKGLAKSVWWQHDAASSVASAITDRKHGNRKSKGDIWLMFTGPDKTGKTKMAAALSDLVSGSQPITISLGSGSGSGSSTDDGLNLRGKTALDRLAETVRRNPFAVIVMEDIDEADVLLRNNVKLAMERGRICDSYGREVSLGNVIIILTVNSSLGLAENAAPIDEARLESLVSKGWKLRLSVSKTRKRKPNWLYSERAKQRKEICFDLNEEAAGFDSSSDVTVEHDQDDDSSFVHKLVALADDAIVFRPVDFGLIKSKTGESLKKRFSNAEGLAVEIEDDALERIAGAIWLSKISLEEWLDETMGSSLNSVKSRVSSLEDSVVRIELEDDVNDRVSGGYLPSSVRTLVV is encoded by the exons ATGAGAGCAGATTTGATTACAATACAGCAAACGCTGACGCCGGAAGCAGCGACTGTTCTCAACCAGTCGATCGCCGAGGCCACACGTCGCAACCATGGCCACACGACGCCTCTCCACGTGGCGGCCACACTCTTATCATCCTCCTCTGGCTTTCTCCGACAAGCTTGCATCAAATCGCACCCGAACTCCTCTCACCCGCTTCAGTGCCGAGCCCTCGAGCTCTGTTTCAGCGTCGCCCTCGAACGCCTCCCTACTACTACTACGACCACCACTTCTTCTCCGTCGCAAACGCAGGAGCCGCCGCCGCTGCTTTCAAACGCTTTGACCGCGGCTTTAAAACGCGCGCAGGCTCATCAGCGTCGCGGTTGCCcggagcagcagcagcaaccgCTTTTGGCAGTTAAAGTCGAGCTCGAGCAGCTTATCATCTCGATTCTCGATGACCCGAGTGTGAGCCGGGTCATGCGTGAGGCTAGCTTCTCTAGCCCCGCGGTTAAATCCGCGATCGAACAGTCGCGTTTTGGTAATTCAAGAACCGTTAACCAATCTGCAATTGGATTCGGTTATCGACCCGTACCGGTTCCGGTTAACCGGAATCCATACCTTAATCCCCGGTTTCAGCAAAACGAACACTCCGGTCAGCGGAGCACCGACGAAGAAGCTAAACGGGTCGTGGAGATAATGACCCGGACCCGGAAGAGAAACCCGGTTCTCGTCGGCGACTCAGAGCCTCGAGCTCTCGTGAAAGAGATTCTCGGGAAGATCGAGAACGGCGACGGACCGCTTCGCAACTTCCAGGTGATCCGGTTAGAGGAGGAGTTAGCTTCTTCTTCGACGAGGTTTGGTGAAATCTCCGGTTTAGTGGAGACCCGGTTAGGTAACTCGGAGTTAACCGGCGGTGTTGTTCTCGATCTCGGAGATTTGAAGTGGTTAGCGGCGAATGGTGGCGGAGGAGAAGCTGTGgcggagatgaggaagcttttGGAGAGGTACAAAGGAAGGTTATGTTTCATTGGTACTGCCACTTGCGAGACTTATCTTCGTTGTCAAGTTTATTACCCTTCGATGGAGAATGATTGTGATCTTCAAGCGATTCCGATCGCCGCTAAATCGCCTCTTCCGACCATGTTCCAAAg GTTTGGGGGCAGTAACGTAATCTCAACTGAATCGATATCTCCGACAAGAAGCCTTCAGATTCCGACAGGAAAAATGAACTGCTGCTCTCGGTGTTTACAGAGTTACCAAAACGACGTCGCGAAGTTGGAAAAATCTTTAACCGAAAATAACCGGTCGGTCTTGCCACAGTGGCTGCAGAACGCTAAAGCCGATGACGTAGGTGACAAGAAACTT ACAAAAGATCAAGAGATTGTGGAGTTGCAGAAGAAATGGAACGACTTGTGTTTACGTTTACATCCGAAACCAAACTCAAGATCATCAGACATAACTCCACCAGGGAGTCCGGTCGGTACAGATTTGGTTCTCGGACGGTCCAACAGAGTTGTATCCTCACCAGACACGAAGACTCGAGATTCGTTCGATATAGATTTATTCAAGAAGCTACTAAAAGGGTTAGCTAAAAGTGTTTGGTGGCAGCACGACGCTGCCTCCTCAGTAGCATCAGCCATTACAGATCGCAAACACGGAAACAGGAAGTCAAAAGGAGATATTTGGTTGATGTTCACAGGTCCAGACAAAACCGGGAAGACCAAAATGGCGGCTGCTTTATCAGATCTTGTCTCTGGAAGCCAACCGATAACCATCAGCCTCGGCTCTGGCTCTGGCTCTGGCTCCAGTACGGACGACGGTTTAAACCTCCGTGGTAAAACGGCGTTGGATAGATTAGCGGAAACTGTTAGGCGAAACCCGTTTGCGGTTATTGTAATGGAAGACATCGATGAAGCCGATGTGTTGCTGCGTAACAACGTGAAGCTAGCGATGGAACGTGGGAGGATATGTGATTCGTATGGGCGAGAGGTTAGTCTTGGTAACGTTATTATCATCCTTACCGTAAACTCCTCGCTAGGTTTAGCTGAAAACGCTGCTCCCATCGACGAAGCGAGACTAGAGAGTCTTGTGAGCAAGGGATGGAAGCTGAGGCTCTCTGTTTCGAAAACCCGAAAACGAAAACCAAACTGGCTTTATAGTGAGCGGGCAAAGCAGAGGAAGGAGATatgttttgatttgaacgaaGAAGCGGCTGGGTTTGATTCGTCTAGTGATGTAACGGTGGAGCATGATCAAGATGATGATAGTAGCTTTGTCCACAAGCTAGTGGCTTTAGCTGACGACGCTATAGTCTTTAGACCTGTTGATTTTGGTCTGATCAAGAGCAAGACCGGAGAGTCTTTGAAGAAACGTTTCTCTAACGCGGAGGGATTAGCGGTGGAGATTGAAGATGATGCTTTGGAGAGAATAGCGGGTGCGATTTGGCTCAGCAAGATTAGCTTAGAGGAATGGCTTGATGAAACAATGGGTTCGAGCTTGAATAGTGTTAAGTCGCGAGTGTCTTCTTTGGAAGATTCTGTGGTTAGGATCGAGCTTGAAGATGATGTGAATGATCGAGTGTCCGGAGGTTATCTTCCGAGTAGTGTAAGAACTTTGGTCGTttga
- the LOC103861955 gene encoding cyclic nucleotide-gated ion channel 17 — translation MDHLGEQRKRAQAAWLRNNRSAMENHLTAVESKQSDEEKEVEVGGEEGEECVDSSPKTKMNTGVMVLASRFAANTRRGIAAQRPRFKKPEDPDFSAEPDD, via the coding sequence atggatcacctgggtgagcaaaGGAAGAGGGCCCAAGCTGCTTGGCTGAGAAACAATAGAAGCGCTATGGAGAATCATCTCACTGCGGTTGAATCAAAGCAAAGTGATGAAGAGAAAGAAGTAGAAGtaggaggagaagaaggagaagagtgTGTTGACTCAAGTCCAAAAACAAAGATGAACACTGGAGTTATGGTTTTGGCTTCACGTTTTGCAGCTAATACAAGACGTGGTATTGCAGCTCAGAGACCTCGGTTTAAGAAACCTGAAGATCCTGATTTCTCTGCTGAGCCTGATGACTGA
- the LOC103861956 gene encoding uncharacterized protein LOC103861956, whose translation MRNPSPPSLLSLTVNTALLNISRINDLSHLPEHIVLELFERTLKAGKLNERVLRVFMGTGNEEVLAIIAALKIKIDLSPIVPTRCDEKFRMNWSRR comes from the exons ATGAGAAACCCTTCTCCTCCGTCTCTGCTCTCCCTCACCGTCAACACCGCCTTGTTAAACATCTCACGCATCAACGATCTATCGCATCTTCCTGAACACATCGTCCTTGAACTCTTCGag AGGACATTGAAAGCCGGGAAGTTGAATGAGAGAGTTCTTAGAGTCTTTATGGGAACTGGAAACGAAGAAGTTCTTGCTATCATCGCTGCTCTGAAGATTAAAATCGATCTATCTCCCATTGTTCCTACTC GATGTGATGAGAAATTTAGAATGAATTGGAGTAGACGCTAG
- the LOC103861957 gene encoding RING-H2 finger protein ATL13: MNFSRENMIKTTQNLLSPSSLPRSNTNFDLNSKISPSILLIIIILSIIFFISGLLHLLVRFLLTPSSRDSEDYFDNVTALQGQLQQLFHLHDSGVDQSFIDTLPVFHYKSIIGLKNYPFDCAVCLCEFETEDKLRLLPKCSHAFHVDCIDTWLLSHSTCPLCRSSLLSDLSPQRDHRPSFLLVLESASDHSSREIACVADNDAHTNAHSRSNSQLGFVGSNYLGPTRLGSGRGDQNQDGELGGSVEKVVPFAVKLGKFRNTDIEEGSNSNNNIVSSSSLDDRRCFSMGSYEYIMDEETALKVHVSTKKVPSKNRPLPGHRMAMSECGFDPSGRLKFSGSGSMRIAEEATEKNVVGRESFSVSKVWLRGKKEKPSKVEGKVDGSLASSSSGRAFSFGLSNQDAKNESSCGEVNQKGENESSLEVKTPSFARRTMLWLAGRQNKVVHSSSPSNV; encoded by the coding sequence ATGAACTTTTCTCGGGAAAATATGATCAAGACAACTCAGAATCTCCTCTCTCCTTCATCACTTCCACGATCCAACACAAACTTCGATCTAAACAGCAAGATCAGTCCAAGCATTCTCCTAATAATCATAATCCtctccatcatcttcttcatctccgGCCTCCTTCATCTCTTAGTCAGGTTCCTCCTCACACCATCGAGCAGAGACAGCGAAGATTACTTCGACAACGTGACCGCTCTTCAAGGCCAGCTTCAGCAGCTTTTCCACCTCCACGACTCCGGAGTCGACCAATCCTTCATCGACACGTTACCAGTTTTCCATTACAAGTCCATCATTGGTCTCAAGAATTACCCTTTCGATTGCGCCGTGTGTCTCTGTGAGTTCGAAACAGAGGACAAGCTTAGGCTTTTGCCTAAATGCAGCCACGCCTTTCACGTTGATTGTATCGACACGTGGCTTCTCTCTCACTCGACTTGTCCCTTGTGCAGATCGAGTCTCCTCTCTGATCTCTCTCCTCAGCGAGATCATCGTCCTTCGTTTCTCCTCGTTCTTGAATCCGCTAGTGATCATAGCTCGAGAGAGATTGCTTGTGTAGCTGACAATGATGCGCATACTAATGCTCATTCACGGTCCAATTCTCAACTGGGGTTTGTTGGTAGCAATTATCTTGGACCCACCCGGTTGGGTTCGGGTCGTGGAGACCAAAACCAAGATGGTGAGTTGGGTGGTTCGGTTGAAAAGGTTGTTCCTTTTGCAGTTAAGCTAGGGAAGTTTAGGAACACTGATATTGAAGAAGGAAGTAATAGCAACAATAACATTGTTAGTAGCAGCAGTTTAGATGATAGGAGGTGTTTTTCAATGGGGTCATATGAGTATATTATGGATGAAGAAACTGCACTTAAGGTTCATGTTTCAACCAAGAAAGTACCAAGCAAGAACCGTCCCTTGCCCGGCCACAGGATGGCTATGTCTGAATGCGGGTTTGATCCATCAGGGAGATTGAAATTCAGTGGCAGCGGATCGATGAGGATCGCGGAAGAGGCCACCGAGAAGAATGTAGTCGGAAGAGAGAGTTTTTCGGTATCGAAAGTTTGGTTAAGGGGTAAGAAAGAGAAGCCTAGTAAGGTTGAAGGCAAAGTGGATGGGTCATTGGCTTCATCATCTTCAGGAAGAGCATTCTCTTTCGGGTTATCGAACCAGGATGCGAAAAATGAAAGCAGTTGTGGAGAAGTGAATCAAAAGGGCGAAAACGAGTCATCTTTGGAGGTGAAAACACCATCTTTTGCTAGGAGGACTATGCTTTGGCTTGCAGGGAGACAAAACAAGGTTGTtcattcttcttctccatctaaTGTCTAG
- the LOC103861958 gene encoding WAT1-related protein At4g30420, with the protein MGNVEEYKPVIAMLGLQLCYAGVILTSEATLVNGTSPRVFILYRQAFATIFIFPFILFTRGRSKLSNLDLRSFSLIFMASLVGITLYQNLYFEGIYLASSSMGSAMGNIIPAFTFLISFLAGYEKVNFRNTRGLAKILGTVICVVGAVSMTLIRGPKILNSEFSLPIAKSLLGDIKDQNLWLFGCLLVFVSTLCWSFSLIIQVPISAYYPDHLSLSAWMCLFSTIQCAIVTFFLEKDPNAWILHSYSELATCLYAGVVTSALSTTVQAWVISKRGPLFSAMFNPLCTVIVTILASMFLQEEMFTGGLIGGLFVIMGLYMVLWGKAKDVDVMIIQEQIDNNKNSEVKIQIEDSSDTEKCNNDLKKPLLS; encoded by the exons atGGGGAATGTAGAGGAGTACAAGCCGGTGATTGCCATGTTGGGGCTGCAACTGTGTTATGCAGGAGTGATTCTTACCTCTGAAGCTACTTTGGTTAATGGAACAAGCCCTCGGGTTTTTATCTTATATAGGCAAGCCTTTGCAACCATTTTCATCTTCCCATTTATCCTCTTCACAAG GGGAAGATCGAAGTTATCAAATTTGGATCTAAGAAGCTTTTCTTTAATATTCATGGCCTCGCTTGTAGG CATTACCCTGTATCAAAATCTGTATTTTGAAGGTATCTACTTAGCTTCATCGTCGATGGGAAGTGCCATGGGTAACATCATCCCTGCATTCACCTTCCTAATCTCATTTCTCGCCGg ATACGAGAAGGTGAATTTCCGGAATACCAGAGGCTTAGCGAAGATATTAGGGACGGTCATATGTGTAGTAGGAGCCGTATCCATGACTCTGATTCGTGGACCAAAGATTCTCAACTCGGAATTTTCTTTACCGATAGCGAAATCGTTACTAGGAGATATTAAGGACCAGAACTTATGGCTGTTTGGTTGTTTGTTGGTGTTCGTTAGCACTCTTTGCTGGTCTTTTTCGCTCATAATTCAG GTTCCAATATCTGCCtattacccagaccacctctcTTTATCAGCGTGGATGTGTTTATTCAGCACGATACAATGTGCAATCGTCACTTTCTTCCTCGAGAAAGACCCAAACGCTTGGATTCTCCATTCTTACTCCGAGTTAGCGACGTGTCTCTACGCT GGAGTTGTAACGTCAGCGCTTTCTACTACGGTCCAAGCTTGGGTTATATCTAAAAGAGGCCCTTTGTTCTCAGCAATGTTTAATCCTCTCTGTACAGTCATTGTCACAATCTTGGCTTCTATGTTCCTTCAAGAAGAGATGTTCACCGGAGG tttAATCGGAGGATTATTTGTGATCATGGGACTTTACATGGTGCTCTGGGGTAAAGCAAAAGATGTTGATGTCATGATAATTCAAGAACAGATAGACAATAATAAGAACTCAGAAGTGAAGATTCAAATCGAAGATTCCTCAGACACTGAAAAGTGTAACAATGATCTGAAGAAACCCCTTCTGTCCTAA